Genomic segment of Oncorhynchus tshawytscha isolate Ot180627B linkage group LG13, Otsh_v2.0, whole genome shotgun sequence:
attgcatcatgaggcagggaaaatgatgtggatacattgaagcaacatctcaagacatcagtcgggaagttaaagcttggtcgcaaatgtgtcttccaaatgaacaatgaccccaagcacatttccagttgtgacaaaatggctttaggacaacaaagtcaaggtattggagtggccatcaccaagccctgacctcaaatagaacatttgtgagcagaactgaaaaagcatgtgtgagcaaggaggcctataaacctgactcagttacaccagctctgtcaggaggaatgggccaacattcacccaacttattgtgggaagcttgtggaaggctacccaaaacatttgacccaagttaaacaatttaaaggcaatgctaccaaatactaattgagtgtatgtaaacttctgacccactgggaatgtgatgaaagaaataaaagcttaaataaatcattctctctactattattctgacagttcacgttcttaaaataaactggtgatcctaactgacctaaaacgggaatttttacttggattaaatgtcaggaattgtgaaaaattgagttgatatgatatgtatttggctaaggtgtatgtaaacttccaacttcaactcgggcggcagggtagcctagtggttagtgttggactagtaaccgaaaggttgcaagttcaaatccccgagctgacaaggtacaaatctgtcattttgcccctgaataggcagttaacccaccgttcctagaccgtcattgaaaataagaatttgttcttaactgacgtacctagttaaataaaggtaaaataaaatcaaCTGTATACTGTGGTTGTAGTTGAATCATCTTTTTCTCTCATTTTCATTGTGTTATTGAAGGGCCCAAAACATGCAGACCTACGGCTCAGACAGAGGAGGATAAAACCAAAATGCTATTTCATCATAAAATTGATACTAATTCTGAAAACAAAGACTGAAGTTactgaaatatgtattttttgttgtaGAAGGTGTATACCagtgatggtctgtgtgtgttatctAAATGCTGTATAGACCCTTCTGGAAAGAGAACACActatataaaaaatgtattttttgtgtAATAAATTTGGTTAATGCTCAATTTGATGTGTCATACCATGATATAGTATAggctacacaccaacacaccagcATACATACACAATAAAATGCAATCTCAACATATTTCTGCCTAgtttttatttgttattgtttGGTGAAGTATTCAGCTTGGTGGAAGTCCTCTTGACATGTTTGGAAACACTAcataatttattgccctggctacatctgcagtcctcatgactccttgcagcatgcctaaggcacattcacacagatgagcagggaccctgggcatctttcttttggtgtttttcagtcagtagaaaggcctattcagtgtcctaagttttcataaccgtGACCTTATTTGCCTtgcgtctgtaagctgttagtgtcttaaggaccgttccacaggtgcatgttcattaattgtttatggttcattgaacaagcagggaaacagtgtttaaaccctttacaatgaagatctgtgaagttatttggatttttacgaattatctttgaaagacagggtcgtCTCTTTAGTAGGTATTCCATTTAGCACACTGACATCTCAGGGATGGAGAAGGTCCAGGCAAGTCATTCTGTCTGGTGCTGATGGGACCCAACATTACgagaaaaacattttcaacaactTCTAACAGCTGGCAGGAGATATCTTTATTCAAATATAGATGGTCTGAGTTTCAGGAAGCTGAAAAACTAAACACCATAAGGAAAGTTCCGTTATTCATATCAAGGAAAGTGTCAACACTAGAAAATAAATTGTTTATTTCAGACCATTTGATAGACAAGTTACACAAGCCGTAACTGTAGAAATCTAacaaatgtaaaatgttggtccaaGTAAACAACAGCaatcctcaacacacacacacacacaccatctttaGGGAAATCGTAAGGTTTCCCAACCCACAacaacaccccccccctccccctgttcGTTCCCTACTCACACACTCAAATGTGTCTTAATCTTAGGGAATCATTGCAGAGCAGAGTGGTTACACTATTTAATACACAAAACTACACACAAAATTCAGTCTATTGCAGTGAGCTGAGGTTTGCAGCAACAGTGGAACACACAGTATCAGATGTATACAACACACCCTGTTAAACCCCCTGGGAGAGCCAATAGATGAAGCAGATTTACTGTAACATCAGGAGGAGTGTTCTGTGTGATGTCACTGCTATGCTGCTCTACCAAAGACATCTGAAATACAACATCATTACCCGCCTTCCCTACACCCCAATGTCCCTGGAGGTCATTCATCAGCATCCTCCTCTTCCAAATGTCCTTGGTAGACCTCATTCCTCTTCCCTACACCCCAATGTCCCTGGAGGTCCTTCATCAGCATCCTCCTCTTCCAAATGTCCTTGGTAGGCCTCATTCCTCTTCCCTACACCCCACTGTCCCTGGAGGTCATTCATCAGCATCCTCCTCTTCCAAATGTCCTTGGTAGACCTCATTCCTCTTCCCTACACCCCAATGTCCCTGGAGGTCATTCATCAGCATCCTCCTCTTCCAAATGTCCTTGGTAGACCTCATTCCTCTTCCCTACACCCCAATGTCCCTGGAGGTCCTTCATCAGCATCCTCCTCTTCCAAATGTCCTTGGTAGGCCTCATTCCTCTTCCCTACACCCCACTGTCCCTGGAGGTCATTCATCAGCATCCTCCTCTTCCAAATGTCCTTGGTAGGCCTCATTCCTCTTCCCTACACAACGACACCCACGGGATGTCCATCAGAGAAGTTCAGGTTGATAAAGTCTGATCTTCAGCATCATGGTCCTGTTGCAGTCTGGTGAGTAACAGTGTCTCAGTCACGTCAGTGAGGttggtcctgttgtggtcagTATCTCCATTGCGGttggtcctgttgtggtcagTAGCTCCATTGTGGttggtcctgttgtggtcagttggtcctgttgtggtcagTATCTCCATTGTGGttggtcctgttgtggtcagTAGCTCCATTGTGGTTGGTTGGGGTATAGCGAGGTCTGCAGGGACTTCATGTCCCTGAGCAGTGTTAGACTTTTCCTGCTACGGTCCCCCGGTCGAACCTTGACCGCCCCGGCAGAGCGACCGCGCGTGGTCACTGTGGTGGTCACCTTCACCTCTCCACTTTGCTTCTGACGAGCATCTCTCCTAAACCTCTTcacctacacagagacagaaagtgaGAAACAGTGGAAAAACTCCTTAATCAAATGTATGCGTTTGTGGATATGTTGAAGGCAAAACCAGTTACATAGTTCTTAGTcatcaaactgtgtgtgtgtgtacctgtgcttGGTGTCTGCGTAGCTTGCTGATCtgctctgcttttctctccaTTCTCCTGAGTAgagtctcctgttctctctccacccccctcctctcccgctcacacacacaggtctcagCCTGCCGCACCAACTCCTGctgctcactgacacacacacacacatttacatacacAACTGAGATAGCTATTCATGCTGAAACAAAGTCTCAGActctctaacagacagacacactcacagactcatGTGTCCCAGTTCATCTTGCAGGGCCAGCAGGAGGTCTGATAGCTCCTCCccacaggaagaggaggagccgcTGCCATTGGCTGGCTGGGCCAGAGGGGTGTGGGAGAGGACGCGTGCGTTACATAGCTGGGGCTGATGCTGCTTCAGCAGGGAGAGAACAGACTGGACGTTGGCCCTGACCGAGTGACTGCAccctacagactagagagagagagagacagagatgacagagtgaCTGCACcctacagactagagacagagtgactgcaccctacagactagagacagagatgacagagtgaCTGCACcctacagactagagacagagatgacagagtgaCTGCACcctacagactagagacagagatgacagagtgaCTGCAccctacagactagagagagagatagagtgactGCACcctacagactagagacagagatgacagagtgaCTGCAccctacagactagagagagagagacagagatgacagagtgaCTGCACcctacagactagagacagagatgacagagtgaCTGCACCCTACAGACTagagactgagatgacagagtgaCTGCAccctacagactagagagagagagagatgacagagtgaCTGCACCCTACagactagaaagagagacagagatgacagagtgaCTGCAccctacagactagagagagacagagatgacagagtgaCTGCACcctacagactagagacagagatgacagagtgaCTGCACcctacagactagagacagagatgacagagtgaCTGCACcctacagactagagacagagatgacagagtgaCTGCACcctacagactagagacagagatgacagagtgaCTGCACcctacagactagagacagagatgacagagtgaCTGCACcctacagactagagacagagatgacagagtgaCTGCACcctacagactagagacagagatgacagagatgcACCCTacagacagagatgacagagtgaCTGCACcctacagactagagacagagatgacagagtgaCTGCAccctacagactagagagagagatgacagagtgaCTGCACcctacagactagagacagagatgacagagtgaCTGCACCCTacagacagagatgacagagatgcaccctacagactagagagagagatgactgacTGCACcctacagactagagacagagatgacagagtgaCTGCACCCTacagacagagatgacagagtgaCTGCACcctacagactagagacagagatgacagagtgaCTGCAccctacagactagagagagagacagagatgacagagtgaCTGCAccctacagactagagagagagatgacagagagactgcaccctacagactagagagagatagatgacagAGAGACTGCACCCTACAgactagagagcgagagagagatgactgcACCCTACAGACTAGAGAGTCCGTATCTGGTATGTCTGCGTACAAAAATTTGTTCTGCATATATGATGTGCATGTTCGTACCTTCCCTGCTACAAATGGGACGTCTCCTAGGCTCAGTCTgtagtgtggctgtgtgtgtgaggtctGCTGCAGAACAGGTTTCTGGTAGAGCACACAAATTCACATCAGGAAAGGTGTTGTAGATATTGGTATGAATCAAAGGCTTTTTGGCCAATCAGATATGTGGCCTGAACAATTAGTttagtgtctgtgtgagaggaggATCACATCGACTGACATTCATCTCCAGCAGAAACACCAGCACCCAAAGGCTCATGGGAAGGCTGCTACCTTGGAGAGGCGTTTCTTCTCTCTGATTGTACTTCTGTCTTTGGGAAGGCGGGGTGAGGGCGACACAGACTGGATCAGGATACGATTGGCCTCCAGACCTGTCTGTAACTGAGGACCAGTGAGAAAACAGTGTGCAAAATAGTTGCAATTACACATCTCTAGAGTGtctgtacctggttggcctggtcctgtgtctgtgtgtgtgtgtacctggttggcctggtcctgtgtgtgtgtgtgtggttggcctggtcctggtgtgtgtgtgtgtgtgtgtgtgtacctggttggcctggtcctgtgtgtgtgtgtgtgtgtgtgtgtggttggcctggtccctgtgtgtgtgtgtgtacctggttggcctggtcctgtgtgtgtgtgtggttggcctggtcctgtgtgtgtgtgtgtacctggttggcctggtcctgtgtgtgtgtgtgtgtgtacctggttggcctggtcctgtgtgtgtgtgtgtcctgtacctgggcctgtgtgtgtgtgtgtacctggttggcctggtcctgtgtgtgtgtgtgtgtgtacctggttggcctggtcctgtgtgtgtgtgtgtgtacctggttggcctggtcctgtgtctgtgtgtacctggttggcctggtcctgtgtgtgtgtgtgtgtgtacctggttggcctggtcctgtgtgtgtgtgtgtgtagtgtacctggttggcctggtcctgtgtgtgtgtgtgtacctggttggcctggtcctgtgtgtgtgtgtgtgtacctggttggcctggtcctgtgtgtgtgtgtgtgtacctggttggcctggtcctgtgtgtgtgtgtgtgtgtgtgtgtacctggttggcctggtcctgtgtgtgtgtgt
This window contains:
- the cep57 gene encoding centrosomal protein of 57 kDa, which codes for MTRSAAPAPDSAHQAQLEKLELLEQEYQRLTRTQNHAERKIRELELKLLQEEHQRKLVQHQANQLQTGLEANRILIQSVSPSPRLPKDRSTIREKKRLSKKPVLQQTSHTQPHYRLSLGDVPFVAGKSVGCSHSVRANVQSVLSLLKQHQPQLCNARVLSHTPLAQPANGSGSSSSCGEELSDLLLALQDELGHMSLEQQELVRQAETCVCERERRGVEREQETLLRRMERKAEQISKLRRHQAQVKRFRRDARQKQSGEVKVTTTVTTRGRSAGAVKVRPGDRSRKSLTLLRDMKSLQTSLYPNQPQWSY